The genomic window ATGAGAGGATCAGGTCGATGGCTGCGTCCGGAGGTGTCGTGACGGCTTTATTAAAATTTCTCCTAGACGAAGGTATGGTGGACTGCGCCACGGTTGCCGTAGCCGATGTCGAGACCGGATGGAAGCCTCGACCCGAGGTTGTGTTTACAGGAGATGACGTTTTGAAAGCTGCAGGTTCTAAATATACGTATTGCCCGATGCTCTTGGCTTTAGGCTCTGCATACTTCGAATATGCACGCGATAGAGTAGCGTTTGTAGGAACACCATGCCAAGTGACAGCGGTTAGGAAGATGCAGTTGACAGATATGGGATATCGTAAGCTAGGCTTAGCCGCCAATTATGTGATCGGGTTGTTCTGTATGGAGAACTTCGACTATAGCCTCATAACAGAGTTCCTACCTAGCAAAGGTGTCGACTTGAAGAGTGTGTCTAAATTCGATATATCAGGAGGCGCGTTTAAGGTCTACGACAGCGATGGGAAGGAGCTTTTATCGGTTAAGGTCAAGGAGTTAGAAAGATATTCAAGAAAGGGTTGTATGGTATGTCCAGACCTGACGGCCGAGCTAGCGGATATATCGGTCGGGAGTATAGGCTCTCCGAAGGGCATGTCTACGGTGATCGTGAGAACCGGTAAAGGTGAAGAGTTGTTCAACCAAGCCGTTGAAAGAGGTGTTTTAAAGGCTGAGAAGATTAGCGATAAAGGTCTTAGCCTTCTCATGAAGATCGCTGAACGTAAACGTAAGAGAAGTTTTAAAGCGAAAAGTGTTTAAATGGAAAGATTTAATACTTCCATGAAACTCTGTTTTTATGATTATTATGCCTGAGCAGAGATTTAGAATATCCCCGACGGCTAGGGGCGCTATATTTAAGGTTAAACGCTGGTTCTACGGTGCGTTTTACAACAAGAAGATCCCGGAGGATGTCAGAGGGAAGAACAAGGAAGTCTGGGTTAAATTCGCGAATAGACTTGTGGAGGAAGTGAGTAAACGAGGTGTAAGCGACCAACCGACTAGGATAACCGTAACCTACGACATCGGCTCCCGAGGGGAGTTTAAACCGATATCCGCGACCATAGAAGTTCTCGAAGTTAAGACCAAAGACAAGTTCACCATATACTCAGACGACGCCCTAGAAAACCTCAAATCTAGACTCGAGAATCTCAAGAAGAGAGCGGAAGAGCTAGGTGTAAGCATAGACGAACTCTTGGAAGCTGAAAAATAGGCTATGTCGCCGTTTTGATAATACAGCTGACAAAAGACTGGGAAGACTACGAGCAGGAAAAACGTCTGCTTATGGAAAGCCTTAAGAATAACCGGGTTCCTCATCTCCTATGAGGGTTGGGGTCTAGTAGGAAATATGAGATTCATCCTATGAACGTTAAGGAGGCGTTGAAGGGGCTTCTGGACCTTTCTAGCCTCATGCTCGACCTAGCCTATGCGTCGGTCATATATGATAACAGCGAGCTGGCTAAACAGGTTGTAGATCTTGAAGCTAGTATAAACGAGCTCAGAGACGCGGTATTGGTTCATATGAGCGTGGCTGTTAGAAGCATGTCCGATGCGGAGAGGAGCTTATCGGTTTTCAGAGCCGCCGATATAGCGAGTATGATGGCTTACGAGGCAGTCGAAGTGGCTCGAATGGTCTTGAGAGGGTTAAGACTGCATCCGAAGCTTAGAGAAGGTCTCATGGAGGCTGAAGAGAGCGTCGACATAGTTCGAGTCAGTGATGGAAGCGTATTCGAGGGATTGACGATCGAGGAGATGCTGATGATAAGCGGCGTAGGATTCAACGTCATAGCTATCAAAAGCGGCGATAGATGGATCATAAATCCCGATGAAAGCCGTAGAATCATGCGAGATGAGGTTTTGGTCATCAGGGGGACTAGGGAAGCCTTGGAGCATTTAAGAAAGCTTGTGGAAGGTGACTTAGGATGAGCTTATTCAAAAAAGTCAGTAGCTTGCTGAGGGAGATTAAGGATAAAAGCGACGTGGCCGCGTATTTGGCCTATTCGAGCCTTCTATACGAGTCGAAGCCCATAGCCAGAGGAGCGCTAAGGCTCGAGGAGGAGGTCGACGAACTGAGGCTGAGGCTTCAGAAGATACTAGTAGAAGAGGGTGAAGAACTTGGGACGGAATCTGCGATGGCTGTGATGCTTCTGACGGAGGCTATGGAGAGGATTACAGACCTAGCTAGGGATTTGGCGTTAAACGTCTTGAAAGGTGGTGAGGCTCATCCGGTCTTAGACTTAGCCGAAGAGGAAAGCGAAGAACAGGTTCTACTCGTCAGGGTAACAGAAGATTCTATATTCTCAGGCAGACGCATAGGGGAGCTAGCGTTCGACGATAGGATCGGTGTCAGAGCCATAGCGGTAAAGCATAGAGGTGTCTGGATATACGATCCGGATGAAAGCCTTCGCCTCGAAAACGGAGACCTTCTACTACTTTCAGGATATAAAGCTGGAATAGAGGTCTTAGAAGAGGCTGAGGAAGAAGTCGAAGAGGTCGAGGAGACCTAGCTTAGAGCGTCATAAGTAGAGTTGCCATTATAATCGTCGTCAGAGAGTCGCTCAGCGTTGTCTCCAGCGGTATCACAAAGTTGTCTGGGTTCAACCCCCTCCTAAACGTCTCAAGAGCAAGCATCCGCGAAACCATTAAGATGATAGGGGAGGATAACAAAAAGCACAACAAGACGACAACCGTTCCTTTAAATCCTCCAGTCAAAGCTATAAGCCCATAGACTAGATAGTACACTAGACACGATAGCCATATTTGAACAGTTTCGAACAGTTCTAAAGAACTCGGATTCAGTCTAGCTTCTGTAGAACCTTCGGCGAGTCTAGTCGTGAAAATCGAGCCCATAGAAGAGCCGAAATCTCCTAGGGTATCTATGACTGCGGGATAAACGGTCACGACACTCGGGTATTCGGCTAGTTTAGCCCTAACCTCTGATAGAGCAAGGCCAGATAACAATCCTATGCTCACCGAGAAAAGTAGAGCTACCGAAGCCTCCCTCACGGATACTAGGAACTCCTCATCTCCGAAATAGCGTCTCGCTAGAAGAAGAACCGCTATAGAGTACATCGCCGCTACGGACGTAAGTATGAGGGGGCCTGAAGGACTTATAAAGAACAGCTTTAACGCTAGCATATACATAAGCGTCGTTACGATATCGGATACCGTGGACATCACAGGATACACGAGAACGTCTGGGTCCAAGCTTCGTTCGAAAGCTGCAAACCCCAAGAGGCACGTAAGAGGCATAGTTACGATTATCGATAATGCCTGGGTGGCTAATGCGGTCGAGATAATCGCGTATGAGAAAGACTCAGCACCTTCTAGAACTATTTGAGCCACTGCGACCACGAGACCGGAGACGAAGGCGAGTATTAGCGTCAGAAACTGCATAGCCGAGAAGATCAGTTTGAAGTAGTGAGTACTTCCTCGAAACCTCGGCTCTATGAGACCTAGATGTAAACCCGTCGATAGCCTTCCTGAGAACACTCCCCCGATATTACCTCTTAACGAGAGCGCAAGCGGATAAAGCATTATGGTCCATGATGCTTTAAGAACCATCGGAAGCTGAGAAGCCACTATAAGCCCTGCTACCAATCCTCCAAGGTCCGTCGAAAACGCGAGAAGAGCTTCTTTGAACCTTCTAAAATCCTCTTCTTCGACTAAAGACGAAAACGTCTCTGCTAGACGAGTCAAACGGGCTAAGAGCCTGTTAAGCATCGACTCCCCATATCCTAGACGCCTCTAACCTTAGATACCGTCCCCACTTTTAAGAGTTTTCAGATAAGCCATATAACTCTCCATTAGAGCAACAAACTAACTCGAAAGGCTCTAAAATAAAAATAAGGGAAAACCCATCTTTTGCACGCGAATGCAAATGAGGCTTTTATTCAAAATGTTCAAATCGATGAGTTGAGCAGATATTCAAATCGATGATCGACTTGTTGAAGGAAGTGGTGGATAGAGGACTGCGACTAGGGGCCGATTATGTCGATAT from Candidatus Bathyarchaeota archaeon includes these protein-coding regions:
- a CDS encoding magnesium transporter, which codes for MLNRLLARLTRLAETFSSLVEEEDFRRFKEALLAFSTDLGGLVAGLIVASQLPMVLKASWTIMLYPLALSLRGNIGGVFSGRLSTGLHLGLIEPRFRGSTHYFKLIFSAMQFLTLILAFVSGLVVAVAQIVLEGAESFSYAIISTALATQALSIIVTMPLTCLLGFAAFERSLDPDVLVYPVMSTVSDIVTTLMYMLALKLFFISPSGPLILTSVAAMYSIAVLLLARRYFGDEEFLVSVREASVALLFSVSIGLLSGLALSEVRAKLAEYPSVVTVYPAVIDTLGDFGSSMGSIFTTRLAEGSTEARLNPSSLELFETVQIWLSCLVYYLVYGLIALTGGFKGTVVVLLCFLLSSPIILMVSRMLALETFRRGLNPDNFVIPLETTLSDSLTTIIMATLLMTL
- a CDS encoding Coenzyme F420 hydrogenase/dehydrogenase, beta subunit C-terminal domain yields the protein MAGKGLKVFGHLLRDVVKPDLCTFCGACVTVCPVRAIDVKDDRPVLAGRCILCQLCYNQCPKTEPSIDQLEKIFFGLENSGESSIGPYRAVYTAKATDERIRSMAASGGVVTALLKFLLDEGMVDCATVAVADVETGWKPRPEVVFTGDDVLKAAGSKYTYCPMLLALGSAYFEYARDRVAFVGTPCQVTAVRKMQLTDMGYRKLGLAANYVIGLFCMENFDYSLITEFLPSKGVDLKSVSKFDISGGAFKVYDSDGKELLSVKVKELERYSRKGCMVCPDLTAELADISVGSIGSPKGMSTVIVRTGKGEELFNQAVERGVLKAEKISDKGLSLLMKIAERKRKRSFKAKSV